A single genomic interval of Spinacia oleracea cultivar Varoflay chromosome 6, BTI_SOV_V1, whole genome shotgun sequence harbors:
- the LOC130462540 gene encoding protein RDM1-like — MSKRPIQWNDQVDLVSSDDEAADMEADGGSSGQKQTTYVFNYQPADEKPSEDRMVRRAKMYQEYMKKVPVPCQRGSIILCNSWMGLAKSIKELYGQPLHYLTNILLKQWDQARFETGEDYQPLDTIIHPLKAEATIWFVEDVHRRTASYHQLSKLWLGDPLHHAFIDPIFPKI; from the exons ATGTCGAAAAGGCCAATTCAATGGAATGATCAGGTAGATCTTGTGTCATCAGATGATGAAGCAGCAGATATGGAGGCAGATGGTGGTTCTTCTGGGCAAAAGCAAACCACATATGTTTTTAACTATCAGCCTGCCGATGAAAAACCTTCTGAAG ATAGAATGGTGAGAAGGGCAAAGATGTATCAGGAATACATGAAGAAGGTCCCCGTTCCATGTCAACGTGGCTCAATCATTCTATGTAATTCGTGGATGGGATTGGCGAAATCAATAAAGGAGCTATATGGGCAGCCACTGCACTACCTGACAAACATTCTCCTAAAACAGTGGGACCAAGCGAGATTTGAAACCGGTGAAGATTACCAGCCGTTGGACACCATTATTCATCCTCTTAAAGCAGAAGCAACCATCTGGTTCGTGGAGGATGTCCATCGTCGCACAGCTTCATACCATCAATTGTCAAAACTCTGGCTGGGAGATCCATTGCACCATGCTTTCATAGATCCTATCTTCCCTAAAATATGA
- the LOC110779693 gene encoding LOW QUALITY PROTEIN: pentatricopeptide repeat-containing protein At3g22670, mitochondrial-like (The sequence of the model RefSeq protein was modified relative to this genomic sequence to represent the inferred CDS: deleted 2 bases in 1 codon) — translation MPSENCYNLMVDILGKSKKFELMWELLEEMHKLGGLVSIVTMSKVIRRLCRARKCDDAVEAFKKFEHFGLIKDTSAMNILMDSLVKERDVERAQNIFLEYKDEIALNCRTFNILIHGWCKAKKYNEARKVLEEMEKHGCLPDVASYTCFVESYCQAKDFRKVDEILNEMQQKGCPPNTVTYTIVMLALGKAKEINESLEIYEKMKQNGCVPDVGFYSALIFIMSTSGRFKDACDIFNDMPKQNVAPDVLTYNTMISAACHHSKEEYALELLKEMEEKSCKPNVTTYTPLLKMCCMKKRMKVLKYLIDDMFLKNVSVDFSTYCLLVDGLCKSGKLEHACSFFELMVLKGMVPGDNRYLSLIKKLEQKGMTKAKQQIESLMSKAKLSPA, via the exons ATGCCTTCAGAGAACTGTTACAATTTGATGGTTGATATACTGGGGAAGTCAAAGAAATTTGAATTAATGTGGGAGTTGCTCGAGGAGATGCATAAGTTGGGAGGGTTAGTTTCAATTGTCACAATGAGTAAAGTTATCAGAAGACTTTGTAGAGCTAGGAAATGTGATGATGCTGTTGAGGCATTTAAGAAATTTGAGCACTTTGGCCTGATTAAAGACACTTCAGCAATGAACATACTAATGGATTCTTTGGTGAAAGAAAGGGATGTTGAGCGGgctcaaaatatatttttggaGTATAAGGATGAAATAGCCCTGAACtgtcgcactttcaatatcttGATTCATGGTTGGTGTAAAGCCAAGAAATATAACGAAGCAAGAAAAGTATTGGAAGAGATGGAA AAACATGGTTGTCTTCCTGACGTGGCATCGTATACTTGTTTTGTTGAGTCATATTGCCAAGCAAAAGATTTCAGGAAGGTTGATGAGATTTTGAATGAAATGCAGCAAAAAGGTTGTCCCCCTAATACAGTGACTTATACTATTGTGATGCTTGCTTTGGggaaagctaaagaaataaatGAATCCTTGGAGATCTATGAGAAGATGAAGCAAAATGGCTGCGTTCCTGATGTTGGGTTCTACAGTGCCTTGATTTTCATCATGAGCACTTCCGGAAGGTTTAAGGATGCTTGTGATATTTTCAATGATATGCCAAAGCAGAATGTTGCTCCTGATGTCTTGACATACAATACCATGATCTCTGCTGCTTGTCATCATTCAAAAGAAGAATATGCTCTTGAATTACTCAAAGAAATGGAGGAGAAATCTTGTAAACCCAATGTTACGACTTATACACCATTGCTGAAAATGTGCTGTATGAAGAAGAGAATGAAGGTGCTCAAGTATTTGATAGATGACATGTTTTTGAAAAATGTAAGTGTTGACTTCTCAACATATTGCCTTCTGGTGGATGGGTTATGTAAGAGTGGGAAACTGGAGCATGCATGTTCCTTCTTTGAACTAATGGTCTTAAAAGGAATGGTTCCTGGGGATAACAGATACCTGTCGTTGATTAAAAAACTTGAGCAGAAAGGCATGACGaaagcaaagcagcagattGAAAGCTTAATGTCAAAGGCAAAATTATCACCCGCTTAG